The DNA sequence ATAATTTTTAACTCAAAATTGATATAATCAGTATACATTTTTGCAATTACCATAAAGGTGGGGCACTTTTgttaaaatggtaaaataatgAGGAATATTTACCCTAAAAAGACCCAAACTAGTATCATCGaaatagaaacaaaacaaagtttTATAAATCTTTAAAGTGAAATGGAGGTGAGGAAATAGACATGCAACGGTTTGTAAGAActaaagaaacaagaaaaatattgatacTCACGTTTTCCATCAATGTCGATGATGGCGACATGGGAAATGTAGGGCCATTGGGAAATGTCAAAACATACTTGTGGGCAGTGTGAAATACTAAGCCAACTTAGCTTAGCGTTGCTATGTATCACATCTATGGGTAGACTCCTTAACTTGCTCCAATTACTTATGTCCAACCATTCTAGGGATGACAAGTTTCCCAACCAATCAGGTAACTCTTCCATTCCAAAATTCtgcaaatataattttttcagaGCAGTGAGAGATTGAATTGATTTCGGCAGACTTTCCCAACCTTCAccattcaaatatataaaccTAACTGGGGGAAAGTTGCATCCTTGCAATATGCCATCAATAGTCTCCATTGATCCCAACACACCAAAATCTAATACCAGGCTACAACTACCACTGCAATTATCAACCGAAAATGTATGAACACCAAGCAATCTCAAACTTGTTTCACGGGCCAACTTCGGCCGACAGTCAATTATCTCAGGTACATTATGTAGGCTACTTAAATTCTTCAAGCTCAGTCTCTCAAGCGAGGATACTAGCAGTTCACATGGCAGATACACCAAAGCATTGCAGTCCTCAATCTCCAACCTTTTAAGACATGTGAGGCTTCCTTGTGATTGTTGTACGCCCATATGTTCCAAATTTGGACACCATTTTATAGTCAacttctccaaagaattgatggTGCTTAGACCGTTTGGGAGTCTCCTCAATTTGGGGCAATTCACTATCTCCAATTCCAATAGATTTGGATTGCTGTCGAATAACCAATTTGGGAGGCATTCCAGATCACCTATGCTTCTTACACAAAGGTGTGTTAGCAACGTCAACTTGGTCTTAAATATGTTTTCTAAAGCCCTGTAGCTCCCAATGTGTCTAATAGTCAAATTTTTTAGAGGCGGCGAGGAAAGAGCTGGAAAATTTGTCAATTGATCGCAAATTTCGATCTTCAAGCGTTGGAGTTGAGGAAATATCTTAACTGATTCTGTGTGTACCCACTCTGTCAGCCTAGGCATGTTATACAATATGAGCTCTTCAAGAGCTGGAAAAACAATACAGTGGGATTTATGGGAAGAAGAATTTATGGACTTCAAATTTGTGAATCCTTCTAACCACAGAGACTTGAGATTTGGCAACTGCCCTAACATTGGGATTTCTTCACATTCTGTGCACTTTATGAGACTTATCTCAGTCACATTGTGAAGTTGTACCCAAGAGCCTCGAGGCACATTTTCAACGGCCATATCATCTGGACTCCATGATGGAAATCTTTTTCCCTTGAATCCTTCAATCCTTAACTTCTTCAGATTTGAGTGAGGTTTAAGGCCTTCCAACACATTCTCATCGTTTCTACtttccctttccctttccTTTTCACTTTCACTTCCACTTGCACTTCGATATCCATATTGATGATTCCACTTCAAGTGCAACTCCAATAACTTTGACTTTTTATGTAGATTTGCTTTCTCAGCCTCTTCCTTGTTACCAACGTTTTCCAGCCTAGAAATTTCCAATTTTCCGTTGAGATTGTTCAAATTTCCGAGTTCTTCGATTTTGTAGCCACTCTTGTCGCCCACCTTAAAATGCTCTAGGGTTCGAAGAGAAGTTAATAGCCCTATCTCGGCAGGCAAATCTATAACATAGATATGCCTTAAGTTAATCAAGTACCTCAAAGTGCTCGGAAATTGAAGGTGCCCTTGTATAAAATCTACCTCTGCTCTCAATGTTTGCAAGTGAACCAGTTTACCAATCCAATCCGGAAGACATGCAATTCTTGTTTCGTTAATATTAAGAACTCTCAAATGTATCAACTTCATGATTGAACTTGGCAACtcaatgactctactacttcCAAAAGTTAAAACATGAAGACTTTTGAACTCTGAGAACATGTTACCACAAAGGTTATCCATGACCAATAATGTTCGcaaatattttgcatttttttccaaaacacCCTTTGACTTGTCTTCAAGGGACATGTATCGAACTGGGACGATGTCAGATGCATCTTGTGAACCACCTAAAATAGAATATGCAAGATCATGCACAAGATCGTGCATCACACATTTCACCCCGCCATAATATCTTCTTGTAATTTGCAGTAGAGAGTTGTCTAGAAGAATATTGATAAAGTTTTCTCCCACAAATTCAAAGTCATTATTTCCATCAGCTTCAAGAAATCCTTCTGCCATCCAATACTCAATCAATTCTTGCTTTCCAAATCCGTGACCTTTAGGAAAAACAGAACAGTATGCAAAACACTTCTTGAGTGATGGTACAGACAATTCATCATAGCTCAACCTCAATATATTTGTGATATGAGCTCCTTCAT is a window from the Salvia hispanica cultivar TCC Black 2014 chromosome 1, UniMelb_Shisp_WGS_1.0, whole genome shotgun sequence genome containing:
- the LOC125201000 gene encoding putative disease resistance protein RGA3, whose protein sequence is MEGEAVAAVLQVLVQNLIDHSKKEFSLVRGLKKEAKKLSESLDMIQKFLNDAEKRIIPGEAVKSWLKKLENVAFDADNVLDEFNYHLLCKQIKPIMPNEPIKPMKQKVLSCFSPCVKYSRSRNMALRIQEINENLKVINKEAADLGLREMLATNVPTLPDVSRETDCFTLDPIFIGRDEEVSKVVGILTTSITTDERVSIHTIVGMGGLGKTTLTRKVFHLLKEKNLFGSYLWVHVSQIFDPMALLKKILKEVAPHKIEAEMSKQDTMKKLEESLKEKTYLLILDDVWNQDRPAWNDFIQSVLGVSSIKGNVIVVTTRIKEVASTVSPNCPHELKELSEEDCLSIIKEKSFGKKDFPLEFEAIGRKIARRCNGLPLAANVVGGVLRNKSREKWISIEEKWLAHNEGAHITNILRLSYDELSVPSLKKCFAYCSVFPKGHGFGKQELIEYWMAEGFLEADGNNDFEFVGENFINILLDNSLLQITRRYYGGVKCVMHDLVHDLAYSILGGSQDASDIVPVRYMSLEDKSKGVLEKNAKYLRTLLVMDNLCGNMFSEFKSLHVLTFGSSRVIELPSSIMKLIHLRVLNINETRIACLPDWIGKLVHLQTLRAEVDFIQGHLQFPSTLRYLINLRHIYVIDLPAEIGLLTSLRTLEHFKVGDKSGYKIEELGNLNNLNGKLEISRLENVGNKEEAEKANLHKKSKLLELHLKWNHQYGYRSASGSESEKERERESRNDENVLEGLKPHSNLKKLRIEGFKGKRFPSWSPDDMAVENVPRGSWVQLHNVTEISLIKCTECEEIPMLGQLPNLKSLWLEGFTNLKSINSSSHKSHCIVFPALEELILYNMPRLTEWVHTESVKIFPQLQRLKIEICDQLTNFPALSSPPLKNLTIRHIGSYRALENIFKTKLTLLTHLCVRSIGDLECLPNWLFDSNPNLLELEIVNCPKLRRLPNGLSTINSLEKLTIKWCPNLEHMGVQQSQGSLTCLKRLEIEDCNALVYLPCELLVSSLERLSLKNLSSLHNVPEIIDCRPKLARETSLRLLGVHTFSVDNCSGSCSLVLDFGVLGSMETIDGILQGCNFPPVRFIYLNGEGWESLPKSIQSLTALKKLYLQNFGMEELPDWLGNLSSLEWLDISNWSKLRSLPIDVIHSNAKLSWLSISHCPQVCFDISQWPYISHVAIIDIDGKRVVKEEDDEVRREKLWRNFLKRKQSQNSCAEVEEIEDETEEAEVEEAEDEMEEEAEAKDGDAEVEEEAEAKDEESKRGKDLCLSLRCFQRARR